The genomic segment CTGCCAGGAGACGACGACATTTATCGGACAGATCGATATGGAGCAGGCGGCGGACAGCGAGGGGATTTATTATGCTTTCCTCTGCAGAGCTTGCCTGATTGCGGCCGTGAATTATCAACAGTCCTGAAAGCAACCTTTCTATAAAGTGGGGTGTTTATATATTATACGAAGGTTTCTAGGAGGGCTTGATGTTGAAGAAAAGGATCGTATCTATACTGGCTGCGGCGATGCTGATTTTGCCGACATTTGAGACATTCAGCTATGCGGACAGCGCGCCTATTCAATTAGACAGCGGAAAGCTTCAAAACAATCGGGTGCTGATTCCTTTGCGGGCGGTATCGGAAAATTTGGGCGCGGACGTACAGTGGGATCAACCAAGCAAACAAATCACCATCACGCGGGAGGGCACAACGATCGTGCTCACGCTGGATTCTCCGAACGTATCGGTGAACCAAACCCTAGTGACGCTTGACGTTCCGGCGCGGTTATTTTATGGAGGCATGACGTACGTTCCGCTGCGCTTTGTAAGCCAAACGCTGGGGGCTGAGGTCGGCTGGGATCAGCAAGCCAGGCAAGCGACGATTACTACGGGAGAACGACAGCTTGTCGTCAGTATGGACCGGAACGTCGAAGTTCCGTCGTCCAGACGAATCACGGATCAGCGAGCCCAAATGTTGGTGGACAAATTAAATGAAGCGACCGACATTTCTGCGATGAAGCAAATCCGAACGTATTTCAGCCCTTATTTTACGGACCCATTTATTAACACTCTTGTTCAAAGCAAAGGACTCGAGAATGACTTTAAGTTTAAAACGATCTATCCATCCGGCGTTACCTATAAAGATGATCGTACGGCGACCCTGGTTCAGTCTTCTGGAATGAATTCGAACAACGAGACGCTTTATCGGTATGCTACGCTGGTTTACGCGGATAAGGATAAGGGCTGGAAGGTCAGTTCCGTTTCTTTCAAGCGGGTAGACGAAATCGTAAATCCTTAATATATGCATTGACGGGCACGACATTACCGAGAAATAGAGAGAATGGTGAACCTAAAGCGATGATGACCCGCAATAAGCTTGAACATAACCAGGTTTGGCTGTATGTCGCGACATTAGTATTAGCGGCCGGTCTTGGCCTGGCGGCTCCTGATCTGATGACCGGCTTAGATCATCATAATCTCATTTCAACCGTCATCGCCGTTCTCATGTTCGGGATGTTTACGCAGATTCCGTTCACCTCCATCAAGGAGTCGCTTGGCAACCGGCGCTTCATCCTCGCCATCCTGACCGCCAATTATATCGCAGTACCGATTGTCGTATGGGCGCTAACGCAGTTTTTACCCCAACAATCTCCTGTATTGCTGGGCGTGTATCTGGTTCTGCTGGCGCCTTGCATCGATTACGTCATCGTGTTCACTCAAATCGGGCGCGGCGACGAAAAAGCGATGCTCTTGTCCACGCCTATCCTTTTTGTTACGCAAATGCTTCTGCTGCCCGTTTACCTGTGGCTGTTCATGGGCAATAAGGCGTCCGAGATTGTTAGTCCCGGACCTTTTGTGGAAGCTTTTCTGATCATCATCGTATTGCCGCTTCTGTTGGCTGTAGGACTGCAATTGTTTGCTAAGAAAGCCCGCAGTGGCGGTGGGCGACTGATGGATGCGTCTGCGTGGATTCCCGTTCCGCTGATGGCCTTAACGCTCTTTATTATCGTTTCGTCTCAGATCGGCAAGTTATCCGTCTACCGGGACACGATTATCCAAGTCATTCCTATCTACATCGCCTTCATGTGCATCATGCCGATCGTTACCCGGTTCATCGTAAAAGGGTTTCGGCTGGACGCGAGATCGGGGCGGGCCGTTATTTTCAGCGCGGGAACGCGCAACTCCCTGGTGGTTCTTCCCCTCGCGCTAGCGCTGCCTGAAGAATGGAGCACGCTTGTCGCTGCGATCATTGTAACGCAGACGATTGTCGAGCTCGCGGGCGAACTGGTTTATGTTCGCATCATTCCGAATGCGTTTCTGCGTGACTCACATTAGAGCCGGCGTGCGTCGCTGACAACGATCCTGCAAAATGGCAGCCTTTTTAGCCTGACGGTGATCCGCATTGCTGCGAGCACCCTTCGATTTCGGTAGGCATAAGCTGATAGATGCCGATTCGAGAGGGTGTTTGTGCATGTATCCTTATTATCCGGAAATTCGCCGCTTCCCGTATCTAGACCATCGCCATGCGCAGCAGCGGCTTACGTTCGTGCTGGTGCATGGCTCCTGGGCGGACGCCCGCTTCTGGGACGATATAGCGGCGGTGCTGCGCGGGAACGGGCATGTCGTCTATACGCCGGAATATGCCGGGCACGGGGGAGACCCGAACAAGAACGTTACGCATGCGATGATCACGAAGTCTGTCGTCGACTTTATAACGAAGCTGAATTTGCGGGATATCGTTCTCGTGGGGCACAGCTTTGGCGGAACGGTCGTTCAGAAGGCGGCCGAGCAGGTGCCGGAGCGCATTAAGCGTCTCGTCTTCTGGGACGCCTTTGTATTGAAGGACGGCGAATCGGTTGTAGACGAGGTGCCGCCGCAGACGAGGCAAGGCTTCGAGCAGCTTCGAGCGAGCTCCAGGGACGATACGATTATGCTGCCGTTCCCGTTGTTCCGGGATCTGTTCGTGAATACGGCTGCCTTGGACGTGGCCAAATGGATCTACGCGAGCGTCGCGCCGGAGCCGGCCAAGCCGCTTTTCGAGAAGCTGAATCTCAAAGCCTTTTATGCGCTGCCTACGCCAAAAAGCTATGTGTATTTCTATCAGGACAATGTATTGCCGCAAGGAGAGGGCTTCGGCTGGAATCCGCATATGTCCATTCGGCTCGGTCAGTTCCGGCTGATCGTCGGCGACGGGGACCACATGACGGATTCGCGCACAAGGCCGGCTATGGTGGCGCAAAAGCTTTACGAAGCGGGACGGGACTGACCGTCGACATTGTTGCCCTATGTCTATGCCCGAATGCCCCGGCGAAGCGACTGCATGCCGGGGCTTTTACGCGCTTAGGAGCGTCTCTGGATGAGGACCGTCAGGCTGACCAGGGTGACGAAGATCGTCGCGCCCATGTCGGAGAGGATCGCGATCCACAGCGTCAGCCAGCCGGGGATCGTGAGCAGCAGGGCGATGAGCTTAAGCCCCAGCGCTACGCTAATGTTGAACCGGATAATCCGGTTCACCCTGCGCGCGATCCGAATCGCGGACGGCAGCTTGCCGAGATGGTCCTGCATCAGCACGATATCCGCGGTCTCGATGGCGCTGTCCGTTCCCTTGCCCATCGCGATGCCGAGCTGGGCGGAGGCGAGCGCCGGGGCGTCATTGATGCCGTCCCCGATCATGCCGACGGTTCCGGTAGCGGCCAGTTCCTTCACCTTCGTTACTTTATCCTCCGGAAGCAGGCCGCCGTGGTATTCGCTGACGCCGACTGCTCTCGCGACCTTTTCCGCCGTCTTCCGGTGATCGCCGGTCAGCATAACCGTGCGGCGGATGCCGCTGCGGTGCAGCTCCCCGATCACGTCCGCGCTCTCCTCGCGAATCTCGTCGGCGATGCCGAACATACCCAGCACGTCGCGCTCGTCGGCCAGCAGCACGAGCGTCAAGCCGTCGTCCTTAAGACGTTGCACGGCAGCGCGGACCTCTTCCGTGAAGGTGATGTGGGACATGTTCTTCTCGTTGCCCAGCCAGTATTTGCGCCCCTCGTAGACTGCCGTGATCCCTTGGCCGGACACCGTCTGAATGTCGTCGGCTTCGCCGACCGCGGTACCGAGCCGGTCGATCTCCTTCATCACCGCTTTGGCCAGCGGATGGATGGAGACTTTCTCGATGGCACCGGCCACGGGGAAGAACCTCGCTTCGTCATACACGTCGGTCTTTTCCACATGCGGTTCGCCTTTGGTCAGCGTACCGGTCTTGTCGAAGGCGAGCGTGTCCAGCTTGCCCAGCTGTTCCAGGAAAACCCCGCCTTTAACCAGAATCCCGTTGCGCGCATTGCGGGTAATGCCGGACACGATCGCGATCGGAGAGGACAGGATGAGCGCGCACGGGCAGCCGACGATCAGAACCGCCAGGCCCTGGTAGAGCCACTTCTGCCAATCGCCTCCGAGAAGCAGGGGCGGGACGAGGAGAACCAGAAGCGCAACAAGGATGATGAGCGGCGTATAATACCTCGAAAACTTATTGATGAACAACTCCGTAGGCGTCTTGGTCTCCTGGGCTTCCTGCACCAGATGGAGAATCCTGGCCAGCGAGGAGTCTTGGTACGCTTTGTCGATGCGGACCTGGAGCACGCCTTCGTTGTTGATGCTGCCGCCGAACACGGATTGTCCGCTCGTCTTCTCCACCGGAAGAGACTCGCCTGTTATTGCGGCTTCGTTAACCGAGCTTTTGCCGCTTGCGACCGTGCCGTCGGAGGGGATCTTCTCGCCGGGCCTCACGATGACGATATCGCCGACCGTCAGGCTGGCGATGGGAACGACCGTCTCGGTGCCGTTTTCCAGCCTCACGGCTTCCTTGGGGGCGACCTGCAGCAGCGTCTCCATCGACTTGCGCGCCTTTTCCATGCCCATCCCCTCGAGCAGCTCGTTGAGGCCGAACAAGATGGCGACAAGCGTCGCTTCTTTCCAATCCCCGATCGCGGCAGCGCCGATGAGGGCAATCGTCATCAGGGTGTCGATGTTGAACTTGAACTTCGCGAGGTTCTTGAGTCCGCGCCAGAAGGTGGAATACCCGCTAAGGAGTGAAGCCAGAATATAAAGGGAGATGGAGACGGCCTGCGGCAGCAAGTCTTGCGCGAACATCGTGCCTGCGTACAAAAGAGTGGAGATGGCCAACAGCCAGACGATGCGCTTGGTGCCCCCGGCTCCATGGTCATGCGCGTGGTCGTGTCCATGATCATGGCCGTGATCATGATCGTGTCCCTGGTCGTGACCATGGTCGTGGCTGTGATCATGTCCATGGTCGGGACCGTGATTGTTCCCTTGCTCCTGTTCGTGATCATACCCATGGTCCTGGCCAGCATGCCCTTCATGAGCCCCATGTCCATGTCCAAGATCATGCGCGCGATGCTGGCGGCGCTCCAACGAAGCGCCGTCCGATTTGAGGATTCGTGCGACCTTGTCCAGATCGATCTTCTCATCGACGGTTAGCTTCCCGGAATTATAGCTTAACTTTGCGGTCTGCCCGTGCTCGAGCTGTTTGATTTCTTGCTCGAGCTCCTGGGTACAATTCGGACAGGACAGTCCCTTCACTCGAAGTTCCATCGTCATCGGCGCACAGCTCCAATCTCGTTTGCAACATATGAGTATATGTTCATATGATATGCCGGAGAAAAGAGGATGTCAATCTTTTCAAACGTTTTTCCGCGTGCGGGATTAAGCGTTCTGACGCCGGTCAGCGGTTAACCGTAATCTTTTCTAATTAGAGGGCCGTCTGTTATAATGAGTCATCGCTTACGGAAGATAAGAGGTGTCAAGGATGCAGCAGCATATAACGGACGAGTGCGAAGTTACATGCGGAGGTTCGGAGGTAGACCTGGTTCGAGTCAAATCGGAGATGATCGAAGAACCGCTCATCCATGATATCGCGGAGTGGTTCAAAGTGCTGAGCGATCCTACCCGCGTTAAAATTATAAGCGCGCTGATGCGGCGCGAATTATGCGTGCACGATTTGTCCGAGCTGCTTGAGATGGGACAATCCGCCGTATCGCATCAGCTCAGATATCTCAGGAACATGCGGATGGTCAAGCGGCGCAAGGTCGGCAAAACCGTCTACTACTCGCTGGACGACTCGCATATCGAGGAGATCGTACAGGTTACGCTGGAGCACCTGAGGCATAAATAGATCGCTTGATGAATGTCCATCTCGCGCCGCGGGATGGATATTTTTATGAGCATTCTCTGAGTGCCGGCGCTTTTTTTAATGTTTTGGCGGGTCAAAAGCCTGCATCTATACATGTATTTTTTGCCGACCAACGGCACGTGATGAAATACCTGCAAATGTGCAGGTAAATATAAAACACAAGCCGAAAATCCGGCCGATGAAGGAAAATACCTGTATTTTCGCATCTATTATGTCCAAAAGGGCTTATATCGGCAAAATTACCTGTATATTTGCAGGCATTTCGGCGAGAGAGTGACGCGGGAAAGGACTGTGACGCGGACGAACAAATATTTGCGCGAATCGGCGGCGGCGCTGCCGGGTCGCTCGCTATAACGGTTGTCTCAAAGGCCAGCAGGCCTTCGGGACAACTTTTTTTTACCTCCGCGGCCCTCTCCGAGAAATAAACCTCGGTTTCCATCTCAATTTTGTCGGCAACCCGACAGTTTTTGTTTTAAACTATCCCATATAATCATAAATACCGATGAGCTAACTTTGAATTAGCAGTCAGCCAGAGAGGGGCGCATGGACGATGAACCAAGGGGGTATTTCCTCCTATTCGGATGGGTCCGCAACGGATAACGGCGAAGCCGAGCAGCTGGCGTTAGCGAAGCTCTTCGAGGAATTCGGCGCTTCCCGCGACGTGAAGAAGAATGCCTTTATTTTCAGGAGCGAAGAGGACAGCCAGGAGATTTACTTCGTCCGGGACGGGCTGGTGAAAATCTCGCAGTTCGCGCAGGAGGGCCAGAGCATCACCCTGTTCCTGCGGCACAGGGGCGAGGTGTTCGGCGCGGCGGAGGTGCTGACGGGGCAAAAGAGGCAGCGTTACGCGCGATGCATAACGGACAGCCGCATTCTGTCGATCCCGGCATCCTCCTTCACGGATCTCCTCAAGCAGCATCCAGATGCCCTCTTCGCGCTCACGGTGGCCAACGCCCGCCGGCTGCTGCAGACGCAGCGCTACGTGGAGACGCTTATCTCGCGGCCGGTGGCCTGGCGGCTGGCGCAGCTATTGCTGCAGCTTGGCGTTCGCACGGGAAAGGAGACGGTCGTCACGCTTCCGCTGAGCCACGAGGAGATCTCCTATGTCATCGGGTGCAGCAGGCAGACGGTGACCGAGACGCTCGGCCGGTGGCGGGACGAAGGCATCGTTCGCTACGAGAAGAAGCAGGTCGTTATTTTCGATACGGATGCGTTTGAGCAGCGCTTGTAACGATACGAAAAGCCATGGGGGTAGCGGAGCATGATTCGGCTAGAGGGAATCGGCAAGACGTTTACGCAGCGGGGCGGAGCCGGCTATACCGCCTTGGACGACATCTCCTTCGAGATCGGGAAGGGGGAGTTCGTCTCGATCCTCGGCCCATCGGGCTGCGGCAAGTCCACGCTGCTCAATCTGGTGGCGGGACTCGAGCGGGCCGATCGCGGCCGCGTCGAAGCGAACGGCAGGACTGTCACGGCCCCCGGGCCCGACCGGATCGTCGTATTCCAGGACCACGCGCTGTATCCGTGGCTCACAGTCCTGGAGAACGTCGCCTTCGGTCTCAAGCAGAAGGGGGTCAACAAAAAGGAGCGCCGCGAGCGCGCCATGGAGCAGATCCGGACCGTCCACCTGGGCAAGTTCGCGGACCGTTATCCGCATGAGTTGTCCGGCGGGATGAAGCAGCGGGTGGCGATCGCGCGGGCGCTCGTCATGGATCCGGAGATTCTGCTCATGGACGAGCCGTTCGCCGCGCTCGACGAGCAGACGAGGCTGCTGCTGCACAAGGAATTGGAGCAGATCTGGCTCAGCACGCGGAAGACGATCCTGTTCATCACGCACAACATTCGGGAGGCGGTCACGCTGTCGGAGCGGGTGCTCGTCATGTCCACGCGTCCGGGCCGGATTAAAAAGGAATTCCGCATACAGGCGGCGCGGCCGCGGGAGCCTGGCGACTCCTTGCTGCACCGCATCGAGAGTCAGATCATGGACACGTTGGCCGCCGAGTTGGAGAAGGTGGCGAAGGAGGAATACGGCGATGACTACACTTTGGAGAAAAGCCCTCTTTCTCCTTCTGCTGCTCATAATCTGGGAGACGGCATATAGAACGATGCACTGGGGCTGGCGCTTCCCGTCGGCGCTGCAGACGATGCGGACGTTCTACGACGGGATGGCGGACGGTCAGCTGCTCACGGCGACGCTGGGCAGCTTGAGGCGCATCCTCGTCGCGTTCGCCCTGTCGTGCGTCATCGGCATGACGCTCGGCGTTCTGTTCGCCCGGAGCCGGCTGCTGGACGAGACTTTCGGCTTCGTCGTCGTGGCGCTGCAGACGGTGCCGAGCATCGCCTGGCTGCCTTTTGCGATCATCTGGTTCGGGCTGAGCGACTTCGCCGTCGTATTCATCACGACGATCGGGGCGACCTGGACGATGACGATCGCGAGCCGGAGCGGCATCAAGAACATTCCGCCGATCTATCTGAAGTCGGCGCAGATGTTCGGGACAGGCCGCGGGTTCCGGCTTTTCTACCAGGTGATGGTCCCCGCCGCGATTCCGCAGCTGATCACGGGCATGCGCATGGCCTGGGCGTTCGCCTGGCGGGCGCTCGTCTCCGGCGAGCTCATCGCGCGCGGCATCGGGCTCGGGCAGCTGCTGGAGGAAGGGCGCAGCCTCGGCGACACCTCCCTGATGCTCTGCATCGTGCTCGTGATCGCGATCCTCGGCACGATCTCCGACCACCTCGTCTTCAAGCGGATCGAGGACCGGATCTTGCTCCAATACGGCCTGAACACGGCTAAGACGTAAGCTTAACAAGAAAAGGGGACTCATTCATGTTCAAAAAAGCCGCTTATTCAAGTTTTTCGATCGTTCTGATCCTCATGCTGACGCTGTTGTCCGGCTGCGGCAACTCCAATTCGGGGAGCGACGACAGCGCCAAGCCGGCCGACCCGGTCACGGTGAAGATCGGATTGCTCAAAAACGTCACACATGCGCCGGCCTTCGTCTCGATCAAGAAGGGCTATCTGCAAGATCGTCTCGGCGCAAACGTGAAGATCGAAGTACAGGGCTTCAACAACGGCTCCGACTTCTCGACAGCGATGGCGACGGGCGAGATCGATATCGGTTATGTCGGTCCAAGCCCGGTCATCAATCAATATGTCAGAAGCAAGAACATCAAGATTCTGTCGGGCGCGAACAACGGCGGCGCGGTGCTCGTGGCGAGGAAGGGCGCCGGCGTGACGGGCGTCAAGGACCTGGCAGGCAAGCTGGTCGCCATTCCGACCAAGGGGAGCACGAACGAGATCTCGCTCCGCCTGCTGCTTCAGGAGCAAGGGCTCAAGGTGACGGCGGACAAGAGCGGCGTGCAGATTATCGCCATGGCGCCGGCCGATACGCTGACGGCTATGAAGCAAGGCCAGGTGGACGCGGCGCTCGTGCCCGAACCGTGGGGTACGCAGATCGCGAACGAAGGCATCGGCGAGATCGCCGTCGACTGGGATCAGATTCCGCCCAACAAGGGGAATTATCCGCTCACGATCATCGTCGCGAGCGACGGCTTCCTCAAGGCGCATCGCGACCTGGCCAAATCGGTTATTCTCGCCAACAAGGACGCTATCCAATTCATCCAGGACAACCCGGACGACACGTACGCGCTGGTCAGCGACGAGCTGAAGGAGCTGACAGGGAAGGGCCTGGACGCAGAACTGATCAAAGCCGCGCTATCGCACCTCAGCCTGACGGCGAACATCGACCGGGACGCCTTGCAGGCTATGGCGCAGGTCGCGGTCGATGCGGGCTACATCAAGGACGTGGGCGCGGACGGCCTGGATCTGGCAGGCCTGTACGATCTGTCGCTGCTGGAGGAGACGCAGGAAGGCAAATAGACCGACGAAGAGAGGAATGAGATCGATGACAGGGATATACATTCAGCCGCAAGAAAATTTGCGCCCGGACCACCACCCGCATCTGACCGTCGTTCTGCTGGGCACGGGCTCCCCCCGCGCTTTCTATGGGCGCGCGAAGCCGGGAGCCGTGGTGCTCGCGGGAGACAAGGCTTTTCTCGTCGATTGCGGGGGTGCCGCGGTGGACCAGCTGGTCAAGGCGGGCGTCATGCCTCAGCGGATATCCGACGTCTTGTTCACCCATCACCACTACGATCACAACGGCGGATTTTTCGACGTCTTCATCACGAGCTGGCGCACGCATATGACCGCCGAGCGGGTGTTTGAAGGCCGCTCGGTGCCGATGCAGGTGTACGGACCGGAGACGACACAGGCGATCATCGGAAAAATGAGGGAGTCCTTCGAGTTCGACGTCAAGCTTCGAATCAGCTATAACCTGTCGGACGAAGCGGGCTCGCGCATCGAATATACGGAGTGCAACGAGGGCGTTGTCTACGACCGAGACGGCATCCGGATTACCGCCTTCGAGGTGGAC from the Cohnella hashimotonis genome contains:
- a CDS encoding ArsR/SmtB family transcription factor, whose translation is MQQHITDECEVTCGGSEVDLVRVKSEMIEEPLIHDIAEWFKVLSDPTRVKIISALMRRELCVHDLSELLEMGQSAVSHQLRYLRNMRMVKRRKVGKTVYYSLDDSHIEEIVQVTLEHLRHK
- a CDS encoding ABC transporter permease — encoded protein: MTTLWRKALFLLLLLIIWETAYRTMHWGWRFPSALQTMRTFYDGMADGQLLTATLGSLRRILVAFALSCVIGMTLGVLFARSRLLDETFGFVVVALQTVPSIAWLPFAIIWFGLSDFAVVFITTIGATWTMTIASRSGIKNIPPIYLKSAQMFGTGRGFRLFYQVMVPAAIPQLITGMRMAWAFAWRALVSGELIARGIGLGQLLEEGRSLGDTSLMLCIVLVIAILGTISDHLVFKRIEDRILLQYGLNTAKT
- a CDS encoding alpha/beta fold hydrolase; the protein is MYPYYPEIRRFPYLDHRHAQQRLTFVLVHGSWADARFWDDIAAVLRGNGHVVYTPEYAGHGGDPNKNVTHAMITKSVVDFITKLNLRDIVLVGHSFGGTVVQKAAEQVPERIKRLVFWDAFVLKDGESVVDEVPPQTRQGFEQLRASSRDDTIMLPFPLFRDLFVNTAALDVAKWIYASVAPEPAKPLFEKLNLKAFYALPTPKSYVYFYQDNVLPQGEGFGWNPHMSIRLGQFRLIVGDGDHMTDSRTRPAMVAQKLYEAGRD
- a CDS encoding ABC transporter substrate-binding protein gives rise to the protein MFKKAAYSSFSIVLILMLTLLSGCGNSNSGSDDSAKPADPVTVKIGLLKNVTHAPAFVSIKKGYLQDRLGANVKIEVQGFNNGSDFSTAMATGEIDIGYVGPSPVINQYVRSKNIKILSGANNGGAVLVARKGAGVTGVKDLAGKLVAIPTKGSTNEISLRLLLQEQGLKVTADKSGVQIIAMAPADTLTAMKQGQVDAALVPEPWGTQIANEGIGEIAVDWDQIPPNKGNYPLTIIVASDGFLKAHRDLAKSVILANKDAIQFIQDNPDDTYALVSDELKELTGKGLDAELIKAALSHLSLTANIDRDALQAMAQVAVDAGYIKDVGADGLDLAGLYDLSLLEETQEGK
- a CDS encoding copper amine oxidase N-terminal domain-containing protein, whose translation is MKKRIVSILAAAMLILPTFETFSYADSAPIQLDSGKLQNNRVLIPLRAVSENLGADVQWDQPSKQITITREGTTIVLTLDSPNVSVNQTLVTLDVPARLFYGGMTYVPLRFVSQTLGAEVGWDQQARQATITTGERQLVVSMDRNVEVPSSRRITDQRAQMLVDKLNEATDISAMKQIRTYFSPYFTDPFINTLVQSKGLENDFKFKTIYPSGVTYKDDRTATLVQSSGMNSNNETLYRYATLVYADKDKGWKVSSVSFKRVDEIVNP
- a CDS encoding ABC transporter ATP-binding protein, with the protein product MIRLEGIGKTFTQRGGAGYTALDDISFEIGKGEFVSILGPSGCGKSTLLNLVAGLERADRGRVEANGRTVTAPGPDRIVVFQDHALYPWLTVLENVAFGLKQKGVNKKERRERAMEQIRTVHLGKFADRYPHELSGGMKQRVAIARALVMDPEILLMDEPFAALDEQTRLLLHKELEQIWLSTRKTILFITHNIREAVTLSERVLVMSTRPGRIKKEFRIQAARPREPGDSLLHRIESQIMDTLAAELEKVAKEEYGDDYTLEKSPLSPSAAHNLGDGI
- a CDS encoding Crp/Fnr family transcriptional regulator, with the protein product MNQGGISSYSDGSATDNGEAEQLALAKLFEEFGASRDVKKNAFIFRSEEDSQEIYFVRDGLVKISQFAQEGQSITLFLRHRGEVFGAAEVLTGQKRQRYARCITDSRILSIPASSFTDLLKQHPDALFALTVANARRLLQTQRYVETLISRPVAWRLAQLLLQLGVRTGKETVVTLPLSHEEISYVIGCSRQTVTETLGRWRDEGIVRYEKKQVVIFDTDAFEQRL
- a CDS encoding MBL fold metallo-hydrolase, whose product is MTGIYIQPQENLRPDHHPHLTVVLLGTGSPRAFYGRAKPGAVVLAGDKAFLVDCGGAAVDQLVKAGVMPQRISDVLFTHHHYDHNGGFFDVFITSWRTHMTAERVFEGRSVPMQVYGPETTQAIIGKMRESFEFDVKLRISYNLSDEAGSRIEYTECNEGVVYDRDGIRITAFEVDHRPVYPAVAYKFEYNGKTAVISGDTIPVASMERQAAGADLLVHEAYNKPWLDALIGQYPQHEKALSNPAKYHTTTLEAARIAQRAGVKHLVLTHHIPAPEANEAAEQAYIEGMSDIYDGPITVGRDLMAFELK
- a CDS encoding arsenic resistance protein produces the protein MMTRNKLEHNQVWLYVATLVLAAGLGLAAPDLMTGLDHHNLISTVIAVLMFGMFTQIPFTSIKESLGNRRFILAILTANYIAVPIVVWALTQFLPQQSPVLLGVYLVLLAPCIDYVIVFTQIGRGDEKAMLLSTPILFVTQMLLLPVYLWLFMGNKASEIVSPGPFVEAFLIIIVLPLLLAVGLQLFAKKARSGGGRLMDASAWIPVPLMALTLFIIVSSQIGKLSVYRDTIIQVIPIYIAFMCIMPIVTRFIVKGFRLDARSGRAVIFSAGTRNSLVVLPLALALPEEWSTLVAAIIVTQTIVELAGELVYVRIIPNAFLRDSH
- a CDS encoding heavy metal translocating P-type ATPase, with the translated sequence MTMELRVKGLSCPNCTQELEQEIKQLEHGQTAKLSYNSGKLTVDEKIDLDKVARILKSDGASLERRQHRAHDLGHGHGAHEGHAGQDHGYDHEQEQGNNHGPDHGHDHSHDHGHDQGHDHDHGHDHGHDHAHDHGAGGTKRIVWLLAISTLLYAGTMFAQDLLPQAVSISLYILASLLSGYSTFWRGLKNLAKFKFNIDTLMTIALIGAAAIGDWKEATLVAILFGLNELLEGMGMEKARKSMETLLQVAPKEAVRLENGTETVVPIASLTVGDIVIVRPGEKIPSDGTVASGKSSVNEAAITGESLPVEKTSGQSVFGGSINNEGVLQVRIDKAYQDSSLARILHLVQEAQETKTPTELFINKFSRYYTPLIILVALLVLLVPPLLLGGDWQKWLYQGLAVLIVGCPCALILSSPIAIVSGITRNARNGILVKGGVFLEQLGKLDTLAFDKTGTLTKGEPHVEKTDVYDEARFFPVAGAIEKVSIHPLAKAVMKEIDRLGTAVGEADDIQTVSGQGITAVYEGRKYWLGNEKNMSHITFTEEVRAAVQRLKDDGLTLVLLADERDVLGMFGIADEIREESADVIGELHRSGIRRTVMLTGDHRKTAEKVARAVGVSEYHGGLLPEDKVTKVKELAATGTVGMIGDGINDAPALASAQLGIAMGKGTDSAIETADIVLMQDHLGKLPSAIRIARRVNRIIRFNISVALGLKLIALLLTIPGWLTLWIAILSDMGATIFVTLVSLTVLIQRRS